From Thermomicrobiales bacterium, the proteins below share one genomic window:
- a CDS encoding ATP-binding cassette domain-containing protein: MGFIKPTRGSSRMFGHDTWTDGVRARSHVGYLVQSDSLFPELTGADQLAFAARLSGSDAPLQRRLLDLLELSKAALGRPLKTYSKGMRQKLALIAATQHDPELLILDEPTDGLDPLIQRAFEAHLLDCHAAGRTISCHPMTWARSIGSASAWLSCGKGDWCKRNRSKVCARSTDDGLRFCWRGHSTHLWSSLGPK; encoded by the coding sequence ATGGGATTCATCAAGCCGACGCGTGGTTCGAGCCGCATGTTCGGGCACGACACCTGGACCGATGGCGTGCGAGCCCGGTCGCATGTTGGCTATCTGGTGCAATCCGATTCGCTCTTCCCCGAGCTCACCGGAGCAGACCAACTTGCGTTCGCTGCCAGGCTTTCGGGTTCCGACGCGCCGCTTCAACGGCGACTGCTCGATCTGCTCGAGCTGTCGAAAGCAGCATTGGGTCGTCCCCTCAAAACCTATTCCAAGGGCATGCGCCAGAAGCTGGCGCTCATCGCCGCGACCCAGCACGATCCTGAACTGCTGATCCTGGACGAGCCAACCGACGGGCTCGACCCGCTGATCCAGCGCGCGTTCGAAGCGCACCTACTCGATTGTCACGCCGCGGGACGCACCATTTCATGTCATCCCATGACCTGGGCGAGGTCGATCGGCTCTGCGAGCGCGTGGCTATCGTGCGGGAAGGGCGATTGGTGCAAGAGGAATCGATCGAAGGTCTGCGCGCGCAGCACCGACGACGGGCTGAGATTCTGCTGGCGCGGCCACTCGACGCATCTGTGGTCATCCCTGGGGCCGAAGTGA
- a CDS encoding twin-arginine translocation signal domain-containing protein → MTDHARTLMQEFFTGRIDRRQLLVRAAAAGVSVGALGAIATSQADALRAAARASRLGALVDRSRSDIDCSGPQVS, encoded by the coding sequence ATGACCGATCACGCACGTACGTTGATGCAGGAATTCTTCACTGGGCGGATCGACCGGCGGCAACTGCTGGTTCGTGCGGCCGCGGCTGGAGTGAGCGTGGGCGCGCTTGGCGCCATCGCGACGTCTCAGGCTGATGCATTGCGCGCTGCCGCCAGGGCGTCGCGCCTGGGCGCGCTCGTGGATCGCAGCCGAAGCGATATCGATTGCTCTGGTCCGCAAGTGAGCTGA
- a CDS encoding DUF4162 domain-containing protein: MQEESIEGLRAQHRRRAEILLARPLDASVVIPGAEVISRNGRALSLLVDHDPNELLAFLGQWQVESVTIAPPSLNDIFAGFYGSGPGPR; this comes from the coding sequence GTGCAAGAGGAATCGATCGAAGGTCTGCGCGCGCAGCACCGACGACGGGCTGAGATTCTGCTGGCGCGGCCACTCGACGCATCTGTGGTCATCCCTGGGGCCGAAGTGATCTCTCGCAACGGCCGGGCGCTGTCCCTGCTCGTGGATCACGATCCAAACGAGCTGCTGGCGTTCCTGGGCCAATGGCAAGTGGAGTCGGTCACCATCGCGCCGCCAAGCCTGAACGACATCTTCGCCGGATTCTACGGGTCAGGTCCGGGTCCACGGTGA
- a CDS encoding ABC transporter permease subunit, producing the protein MLTLAGQLIRRSRGGLIALTIGLFVFEYIQPVAIDAFGNLDQLVSIMDLVPKPFLALLNVTPEVVEQVGLPGFLALGFTHPVYHLLVSAVVIWIAARGLAGEMESGQVQVSLSRPVSRRQFYFARVLTVVLIALWVSIVASLGNIAGILIAKPDGTMDNRHFVAQVGTSFLLALAIAGVALLVSARVPTTWGRRWAGRLVFC; encoded by the coding sequence GTGCTGACGCTGGCGGGGCAGTTGATCCGCAGGTCGCGGGGCGGCTTGATCGCTCTCACGATCGGGTTGTTCGTGTTCGAGTACATCCAACCAGTCGCGATCGACGCCTTTGGCAATCTCGATCAACTCGTTTCCATCATGGATTTGGTGCCGAAACCCTTCCTGGCGTTGCTGAACGTCACGCCAGAGGTCGTCGAACAGGTCGGGTTGCCGGGATTTCTGGCGCTCGGGTTCACCCACCCTGTCTATCACCTGCTCGTCTCGGCAGTGGTGATCTGGATCGCGGCGCGTGGTTTGGCGGGAGAGATGGAGAGCGGGCAGGTGCAGGTTTCGCTGTCGCGGCCCGTCTCCCGGAGACAGTTCTATTTCGCCCGGGTGCTGACGGTGGTGCTGATTGCCCTGTGGGTTTCCATTGTGGCGTCGCTGGGGAACATCGCCGGTATTCTCATCGCCAAGCCTGATGGAACGATGGACAATCGCCACTTTGTCGCGCAGGTTGGAACCTCGTTCCTTCTGGCGCTCGCGATTGCCGGGGTGGCGCTGCTGGTTTCCGCGCGCGTGCCGACCACATGGGGCAGGCGGTGGGCTGGGCGGCTGGTTTTCTGTTGA